In Halorientalis sp. LT38, a genomic segment contains:
- the panB gene encoding 3-methyl-2-oxobutanoate hydroxymethyltransferase codes for MRAQEIRDAAGEEPLTMLTAYDAPTAAVLDEVGVDVILVGDSIGNLRLGYDSTLPVTVDEIASATAAVARATEDAMVIADMPFLSFGADEDEAIQHCGRMLKEANADAVKLESGQHTVELTRRLTQIGIPVQAHLGLTPQSENETGLFRQGTDEDSAREIVDLAERHEEAGAFSLVLEHVPANLGAAVTEAIDIPTIGIGAGPDCDGQVLTVDEVIGLSEGVAPFSKAFGNVREEMREAVAGYRDAVESGEFPAEEHSHYEDDLDDVY; via the coding sequence ATGCGAGCACAGGAGATCCGGGACGCGGCCGGCGAGGAGCCGCTCACCATGTTGACCGCCTACGACGCGCCGACCGCGGCGGTCCTCGACGAGGTCGGCGTCGACGTGATCCTCGTTGGCGACTCGATCGGGAACCTCCGGCTGGGCTACGACTCGACGCTGCCCGTCACCGTCGACGAGATCGCGAGCGCGACCGCCGCCGTCGCCCGCGCGACCGAGGACGCCATGGTGATCGCCGACATGCCCTTCCTATCCTTCGGCGCCGACGAAGACGAGGCGATCCAGCACTGTGGGCGGATGCTCAAGGAGGCCAATGCCGACGCGGTGAAACTCGAGTCGGGCCAGCACACCGTGGAGCTGACCCGCCGGCTCACGCAGATCGGGATCCCGGTGCAGGCCCACCTCGGCCTCACCCCCCAGAGCGAGAACGAGACGGGGCTCTTCCGGCAGGGAACCGACGAGGACTCGGCCCGGGAGATCGTCGACCTCGCCGAACGCCACGAGGAGGCGGGCGCGTTCTCGCTCGTGCTCGAACACGTCCCCGCGAACCTCGGCGCCGCGGTCACCGAGGCCATCGACATCCCGACCATCGGTATCGGTGCGGGCCCGGACTGTGACGGCCAGGTGCTCACCGTCGACGAGGTGATCGGGCTGAGCGAGGGCGTCGCGCCCTTCTCGAAGGCCTTCGGGAACGTGCGCGAGGAGATGCGCGAGGCCGTCGCGGGGTACAGA
- a CDS encoding DUF5822 domain-containing protein: protein MQVTFVTTIVVGAPLVALLAVVVELNTWPARANFAIRVGAVVWFCTAVAVYLYARRVQT, encoded by the coding sequence ATGCAGGTGACCTTCGTCACGACCATCGTGGTCGGCGCGCCGCTGGTCGCGCTGCTCGCGGTCGTCGTGGAACTGAACACTTGGCCCGCACGCGCCAATTTCGCCATTCGCGTCGGCGCCGTCGTCTGGTTCTGCACCGCCGTCGCCGTCTACCTCTACGCCCGCCGCGTCCAGACCTGA
- a CDS encoding HAD family hydrolase: MTLQAYEAIVYDLDGTLVHLDVDWEEVRRAVAAVLRARGVDVDGADLWAMLELSDETGYRRRVEETIAEFEREGARTSRRLPLSRTVPADRPVAVCSLNSEAACRIALETYGLDGSVDVVVGRDSVATEKPDPEPLLAAVDGLGARPADALFVGDSERDEVTARRAGTEYVYAREFPCAE; this comes from the coding sequence GTGACTCTCCAGGCGTACGAGGCGATCGTCTACGACCTCGACGGGACCCTGGTCCACCTCGACGTGGACTGGGAGGAGGTCCGTCGGGCGGTGGCGGCCGTCCTCCGGGCCCGCGGGGTCGACGTCGACGGCGCCGACCTCTGGGCCATGCTGGAACTGTCTGACGAGACGGGCTACCGGCGGCGGGTCGAGGAGACCATCGCCGAGTTCGAGCGCGAGGGCGCGCGCACGTCCCGCCGGCTCCCGCTCTCGCGGACGGTGCCTGCTGACCGGCCGGTGGCCGTCTGCTCACTCAACTCCGAGGCCGCCTGCCGGATCGCACTGGAGACCTACGGGCTCGACGGTTCGGTGGACGTCGTCGTCGGCCGTGACTCCGTGGCGACGGAGAAACCCGATCCCGAACCACTGCTGGCCGCCGTCGACGGCCTCGGTGCGCGGCCGGCCGACGCGCTGTTCGTCGGCGACTCGGAGCGCGACGAGGTGACCGCAAGGCGCGCGGGAACGGAGTACGTCTACGCGCGCGAGTTCCCGTGCGCGGAGTGA
- a CDS encoding acyl-CoA dehydrogenase family protein — translation MHLSPEQVAIRDTVREFAEAEIRPVAREADETGEFPEAVWDGLADLDLTGLTVPEAYGGFDADRVTYALVNEAVATGALAVATALSVHCLATSCIREFGDESLKEEWLPEMVDGRPVGAFALSEPHAGSNPAEMTTEARREGDEYVIEGTKQWITNGERSGVAVLFAKTDRDDPDSVTQFLVPKDTEGLEVGKREDKLGLRASDTTTLEFDGARIPAEYRLTEEGRGLSAALSILTGGRIGIAAQSVGLAQAALDEAVDYAGEREQFDRPIGDFQAIQHKLAEMQTTVRAGRLLTLDAARRADAGEDVRSAAAMAKYFASEGAVDVTNEAVQIHGGYGYTTDFDVERLYRDAKVTTIYEGTTEIQKNVIARELL, via the coding sequence ATGCACCTCTCGCCCGAACAGGTTGCGATCCGGGACACCGTCCGGGAGTTCGCCGAGGCGGAGATCCGACCCGTCGCCCGCGAGGCCGACGAGACCGGAGAGTTTCCCGAAGCCGTCTGGGACGGCCTGGCCGATCTCGATCTCACTGGGCTCACAGTACCGGAAGCGTACGGCGGCTTCGACGCCGACCGCGTCACCTACGCGCTCGTCAACGAAGCGGTCGCGACGGGCGCGCTGGCGGTCGCGACCGCCCTCTCGGTCCACTGTCTCGCCACCTCCTGCATCCGCGAGTTCGGCGACGAGTCGCTCAAGGAGGAATGGCTCCCGGAGATGGTCGACGGCCGTCCCGTCGGCGCGTTCGCGCTCTCGGAGCCACACGCTGGCTCGAACCCCGCCGAGATGACCACCGAGGCGCGGCGCGAGGGCGACGAGTACGTCATCGAGGGAACCAAGCAGTGGATCACCAACGGTGAGCGCTCTGGCGTCGCCGTCCTCTTTGCGAAGACCGACCGCGACGACCCCGACAGCGTCACGCAGTTCCTGGTCCCCAAGGACACCGAAGGGCTGGAAGTCGGAAAGCGAGAGGACAAACTGGGACTGCGTGCGAGCGACACGACGACGCTCGAATTCGACGGCGCGCGGATCCCGGCCGAGTATCGGTTGACAGAGGAGGGCCGGGGGCTGTCGGCGGCGCTGTCGATCCTCACGGGCGGGCGCATCGGTATCGCCGCCCAGTCGGTCGGCCTCGCGCAGGCGGCACTGGACGAGGCGGTCGACTACGCGGGCGAGCGCGAGCAGTTCGACCGACCCATCGGCGACTTCCAGGCGATCCAGCACAAACTCGCGGAGATGCAGACCACGGTGCGGGCGGGGCGGTTGCTGACCCTCGACGCGGCCAGGCGGGCGGACGCCGGCGAGGACGTGCGATCGGCCGCGGCGATGGCGAAGTACTTCGCGAGCGAGGGGGCGGTCGACGTGACCAACGAGGCCGTGCAGATCCACGGCGGCTACGGCTACACGACCGACTTCGACGTGGAGCGGCTCTACCGCGACGCGAAGGTGACGACCATCTACGAGGGGACGACGGAGATCCAGAAGAACGTGATCGCGCGCGAACTGCTGTAG
- a CDS encoding multiprotein-bridging factor 1 family protein, which produces MAKYSTGDAGGNAGGSCELCGAEDADLRTANVAGARLEVCGDCAQHGDDAGSSSGGSSDSSSGGSSGRSETDRKRRAAQNAARLDDARKGDSTHWEEEGTDYEDDRLPYLVTDYGKRLTDARQDAGLQLEELADDLEIDQSDLLAVEQGRATQAGVGGSVITKLEDRLDVELSES; this is translated from the coding sequence ATGGCCAAATACTCGACCGGCGACGCGGGCGGAAACGCCGGCGGGAGCTGCGAACTCTGCGGTGCGGAGGACGCGGACCTCCGCACGGCGAACGTCGCCGGGGCCCGACTCGAAGTCTGCGGGGACTGCGCCCAGCACGGCGACGACGCGGGCAGCAGTTCCGGCGGCAGTTCCGACAGTAGTTCCGGTGGCAGTTCCGGCAGATCCGAAACCGACCGCAAGCGCCGCGCGGCACAGAACGCCGCCCGCCTCGACGACGCGCGGAAAGGCGATTCCACCCACTGGGAGGAGGAGGGCACCGACTACGAGGACGACCGGCTCCCCTACCTCGTCACCGACTACGGAAAGCGCCTGACCGACGCGCGCCAGGACGCCGGCCTCCAGCTCGAGGAGCTCGCCGACGACCTCGAGATCGACCAGTCCGACCTCCTCGCCGTCGAACAGGGCCGCGCCACCCAGGCCGGCGTCGGTGGCTCGGTCATCACCAAACTCGAGGACCGTCTCGACGTGGAACTCTCCGAATCCTGA